The genomic stretch TCCTTCGTACTTTTACTGCCTATGTATGTATCCTTAAACAATGTATGCCAAATTCTGTTTTTGAGTTTTATATACATGCAATAGCATggtatttgtatttttcctttttcgcTCAACATTATTTAAGATAATAATCTTAATGTGCTTATCTGAGGTTCATTTTCACTGGTGTATATTATCCCCACTGTATAACCACACCAACATTTATTTATCTGGTccactgtcaatggacatttgttactttctcttttttctcaacTGTCATTACAAAAACTTGCAATGTTGCAATGACCCTCCTTGTACATGTCTGTGGGTGCGGGTGTTTCTCGAGGGCGGTGTTCTTCTGTGATGGAGCGACTGGCATCCTGGAGGAGCCCCTTCCTCCTGTCCTCTCACGGACACAGTGCAGGATACTGGGTCTCTTTGGCCATCTCACATGCTAAACGCCTCTAGCACCCTCAATCACAGTGACAACCAAATCATCCCAGTATTTCCAAAGCCCTTTAGAATGCCCAACTGGGAACTCTCATTTTAGGGTATGTATCTTGAGGTACAACTGTTGAGGTGCAGGTTATGTTACTGTTTAATTTTCACTTTGAATGTATActgtttggtgcaaccactatggaaaacagtatagagttccttacaaaactaaaaataggcttaccatatgatccagcaatcccactcctgggcacatatcagGAGGgcactctaatttgaaaagttacgtacaccccaatgttcatagcagcattatttacaatagccaagacatggaagcaacctaaatttccattgacagatgactggataaagaagatgtagtatatatatatatatatacacacacacacacacacaatggaatactactcagccataaaaagagtgaaataatgtcatttgcagcaacatggatggagctagagatgatcatactaagtgaagtaagtcagaaagagaaagacaaataccatagatatcacttatatgtggcatctaaaaaatgaaaaaaatgaacttatttacaaaacagaaagagactcacagacatagaaaacaaacttatggttaccaagagggAAAGTCGGGgggaggataaattgggagttctggatttgcagacactactatacataaaatagataaagaacaaggtcctactgtaaagcacaggaaactattttgtaataacccataatggaaaagaatattaaagaaatatatttatctatacctgaatcactatgctgtaccagAAATACGATGTTATCAGTTgcatatacttcaattaaaagaatgtTTACTGTCTTGCTGAGATTTAGAGACAGAGTGGTTTCCCTGTGTAAATCTGACATACATGGAGTTCATGTTATACAGCACACTCATGTGCTACATGCCTATCCATAGCCCAGACACCCCCACAAGGCTTCACATACATATTTAATGGTGGTGTGCCAATGACTCACCCTGTTTGACAAAAGATCCACATTTCACATTCTCTTCAGGAcagaatattttattatcttgtgATAAGTTTGGTATCACATCTGAAATGCGATTTCTCTTTACACAAGATTTTTATCTACATCCTTAAAAGAATACCTTTCCCTTCCACATCTCTGAACACTTCTTGAAGGCTTTCACACGATCAAAGCATTTATAGAGTCTCACTCCGATGTTGCTTCTCTAATCGCAGTTAGCTACACCCTACTAATAAAGACTTCCCCACGTGCGTTGACACTTAGCGGCTTGGCCCTGCGATTTCACTGCTGTTTACAGGGCACGACTGGGAGACGATGGCTTCTGCACGTGGAGCGTGCCGATGTGGGTTTTCTTCGCGTGCGTTTCCCTTTGAAGTTTGGTGAGGGCTGAGCTCTGGCTGAAGGTTTTTCTACATTCATGACATTCATAGGGTTTTTCCCCTGTGTGAATTCTCCGATGTTTTGTGAGGGCTGACTTTTCATAGAAGGTTTTCTCACATTTGGGACATTGgtagggtttctctcctgtgtgagttctctgatggACAAGGTTGGATTTCACACAGAAACACCTCCAGCGCTCATCACATTTATAGGGTTTGTCTCCTGTGTGGGTCCTTTGATGCTGAGTAAGGTTTGACTTCACACAGAAGGTCTTCCTACATTCGCTACATTTATACGGCTTCTCTCCcgtgtgagttctctgatgtaCCGTGAGGGCTGACTTTTGGCAGAAGGACTTGCCACACTCACTACATTCATAGGGCTTTCCTCCTGCGTGAGTTCTCTGGTGTTCAGTGAGGATGGACTTCACAATGAAGGACCTTCCACATTCACTACCTTCGTAGGGCTTCTTCCCTGTGTGCGCGCTCTGATGTCGAGCGAGGTCGTTTCTCATGGAAGCGTTCCGCGCATTTATTACAGTTGTAGGTTTTCTTCCCACTGTGAACTCTCTGATAC from Vicugna pacos chromosome 19, VicPac4, whole genome shotgun sequence encodes the following:
- the LOC116284333 gene encoding LOW QUALITY PROTEIN: uncharacterized protein (The sequence of the model RefSeq protein was modified relative to this genomic sequence to represent the inferred CDS: inserted 2 bases in 1 codon); the protein is MNSKHVHQRAHRECCKLGKSFSKKSNCSQHQRLHTGGKPEEYNQSEGALQKSPCMQSGQTRTGEKIHDCNKCGKSFPENSCLTQHQGIHTVEDPRECNDSEGAVKKESHPTLNQSINMSEKSFKGSKCEKSSHEKLKLTQHQRTQSGEQDDESCESGRVFTEKSHLPRYQRVHSGKKTYNCNKCAERFHEKXDLARHQSAHTGKKPYEGSECGRSFIVKSILTEHQRTHAGGKPYECSECGKSFCQKSALTVHQRTHTGEKPYKCSECRKTFCVKSNLTQHQRTHTGDKPYKCDERWRCFCVKSNLVHQRTHTGEKPYQCPKCEKTFYEKSALTKHRRIHTGEKPYECHECRKTFSQSSALTKLQRETHAKKTHIGTLHVQKPSSPSRAL